From Methylobacterium radiodurans, a single genomic window includes:
- a CDS encoding outer membrane protein — translation MKKLLLASTVLAGLTAAASAADLPRRAAPPPVFTPVPVFTWTGFYAGFNAGYGFGTGNDRQAPTVVLVNGASGLVAPGTSAALGFSNNRSNTDGFVGGGQIGYNWQLTPGSGVVFGIEADAQYVDFGRERNRFALAGAGLLPGVGVFNPNGLSTLDYFGTVRGRLGYAFDRTLVYATGGFAYGSGGGRDFGLPNSSRDEFQTGYAVGGGIEYALPTDSFLNFFRSSAVTLKVEGLYVNLDQGNRNIGAFATTPAGGLVTVASPGVALVSGVTNNRRDTEFAVVRAGLNYKFGSY, via the coding sequence ATGAAAAAGCTTCTCCTCGCTTCGACCGTGCTCGCCGGCCTGACCGCTGCCGCGTCTGCCGCCGACCTTCCGCGTCGTGCTGCGCCGCCGCCGGTGTTCACGCCGGTTCCGGTCTTCACCTGGACGGGCTTCTACGCCGGTTTCAACGCGGGCTACGGCTTCGGCACGGGCAACGATCGTCAGGCCCCCACCGTGGTGCTCGTCAACGGCGCCAGCGGCCTGGTCGCCCCCGGCACCTCGGCCGCCCTCGGCTTCAGCAACAACCGCTCCAACACCGACGGCTTCGTCGGCGGCGGCCAGATCGGCTACAACTGGCAGCTGACCCCCGGCTCGGGCGTGGTGTTCGGCATCGAGGCCGACGCGCAGTACGTCGATTTCGGCCGTGAGCGGAACCGCTTCGCCCTGGCCGGCGCCGGCCTGCTGCCGGGTGTCGGCGTGTTCAACCCGAACGGCCTGTCGACCCTCGACTACTTCGGCACCGTGCGCGGCCGCCTCGGCTACGCCTTCGACCGCACCCTCGTGTACGCCACGGGCGGCTTCGCCTACGGCTCGGGCGGCGGCCGCGACTTCGGCCTGCCGAACTCCTCGCGCGACGAGTTCCAGACCGGCTACGCGGTCGGCGGCGGCATCGAGTACGCCCTGCCCACCGACTCGTTCCTGAACTTCTTCCGCTCCTCGGCCGTGACGCTGAAGGTGGAAGGTCTCTACGTGAACCTCGACCAGGGCAACCGCAACATCGGCGCCTTCGCCACCACGCCGGCCGGCGGCCTCGTCACCGTCGCCTCGCCCGGCGTCGCCCTGGTCTCGGGCGTCACCAACAACCGCCGCGACACCGAGTTCGCCGTCGTCCGCGCCGGCCTGAACTACAAGTTCGGCTCGTACTAA